The Candidatus Rubrimentiphilum sp. genome includes a window with the following:
- a CDS encoding phosphoribosyltransferase has product MLFRDRADAGRRLAEKLSAYAGGNTRVLALPRGGVPVAFEVARSLNAPLDVFVVRKLGVPGHEELAMGAIASGGVRVLNEDTIAQLRISQETVDAVTKSELGELNRREAVYRDGLPAHDVAGKPVILIDDGLATGASMYAAVLALRARSPSRTIVAVPVAPLETCEAIARHVDEMVCAETPEPFRGVGAWYHDFRQVDDEEVRLMLRRARPVTDRDGN; this is encoded by the coding sequence ATGCTCTTTCGCGATCGCGCTGACGCCGGACGCCGGCTGGCCGAAAAGCTGTCGGCTTATGCCGGCGGCAATACGCGCGTGCTCGCGCTTCCGCGTGGCGGCGTGCCGGTCGCGTTCGAGGTGGCACGGTCATTGAACGCTCCGCTCGATGTTTTTGTGGTGCGCAAACTCGGCGTTCCCGGACATGAAGAGCTCGCCATGGGCGCAATCGCATCGGGAGGCGTGCGCGTCTTAAATGAAGACACGATCGCGCAGCTGCGCATCAGCCAAGAGACCGTCGATGCCGTCACCAAGTCTGAGCTCGGCGAGCTGAACCGGCGCGAAGCGGTTTACCGCGACGGCTTGCCTGCGCACGACGTCGCCGGCAAACCCGTCATTCTCATCGATGATGGCCTCGCAACCGGCGCGAGCATGTACGCGGCCGTCCTGGCATTGCGCGCGCGATCGCCGAGCCGCACGATTGTGGCCGTTCCGGTCGCTCCGCTCGAAACGTGCGAAGCGATTGCACGGCACGTGGACGAAATGGTCTGCGCCGAAACGCCCGAGCCGTTTCGCGGCGTCGGCGCCTGGTACCACGATTTCAGGCAAGTTGACGATGAGGAAGTGCGCCTAATGCTTCGTCGCGCGCGACCGGTGACGGACCGGGATGGCAACTGA
- a CDS encoding alpha/beta hydrolase, with protein sequence MATEREIHFGSGDRKLTGDLNMSEPARALVIFAHGSGSGRRSPRNRFVASSLNEAGIATLLLDLLTKNEELLDDRTASLRFDIGLLARRITAVTDWARGQKAFARMPVGYFGASTGAGAALLAASERNDIYAVVSRGGRPDLAGDALRAVRAPTLLIVGARDPVVLELNRKAATQLSSHEITIVPDATHLFEEAGMLEEVVSLAQRWFLQHLPERRPA encoded by the coding sequence ATGGCAACTGAGCGCGAAATCCACTTTGGTTCCGGTGATCGAAAGCTCACCGGAGATCTCAACATGTCCGAGCCCGCGCGTGCCTTGGTCATTTTCGCGCATGGCAGCGGCAGCGGGCGGCGCAGCCCGCGAAATCGCTTCGTCGCGTCCAGTCTCAATGAAGCCGGCATCGCAACGTTGCTCTTGGATCTGCTCACCAAAAACGAAGAACTGCTCGATGATCGCACGGCTTCGCTGCGCTTCGACATCGGCTTGCTGGCGCGTCGGATAACCGCCGTCACCGACTGGGCGCGCGGGCAAAAAGCCTTCGCGCGGATGCCGGTGGGCTATTTCGGCGCAAGCACCGGCGCCGGCGCGGCGCTTCTGGCCGCCTCCGAACGCAACGACATTTACGCCGTCGTTTCGCGCGGCGGCCGTCCCGATCTCGCCGGCGACGCACTCCGGGCTGTCCGCGCTCCTACATTACTGATTGTCGGCGCGCGAGATCCCGTCGTCTTGGAGCTGAACCGCAAAGCGGCGACGCAATTAAGCAGCCACGAGATTACCATCGTTCCCGATGCGACGCATCTCTTCGAAGAGGCGGGTATGCTCGAAGAGGTTGTTTCGCTTGCGCAGCGATGGTTTCTGCAACACCTGCCGGAACGGCGTCCGGCTTGA
- a CDS encoding helix-turn-helix transcriptional regulator, which yields MRPRKSLSEEGIATLHEVVMRIARELEDAVPQSDSRPTSATAQQRGHRRHRHRAVPARTVNEQLIELGAHGILKQAIAQKVGFDPSYLSQLLRRGMNAKMLLKIAKAAGVPPQHFEEYVAKAAPEKLMHDLEMLEVLRAYFFEADEFTKCRLIERSRQILRDELDVDYLERLRNSPGTSRE from the coding sequence ATGCGGCCACGGAAGAGCCTATCGGAAGAAGGCATCGCGACACTGCATGAAGTCGTCATGCGAATCGCGCGGGAATTGGAGGACGCGGTGCCCCAATCCGACTCGCGACCAACCTCCGCGACCGCGCAGCAAAGAGGCCACCGTCGCCATAGGCATCGCGCCGTACCCGCACGCACTGTCAATGAGCAGTTGATTGAATTAGGGGCCCACGGAATCCTCAAGCAGGCTATCGCGCAAAAAGTAGGGTTCGACCCCTCTTATCTTTCACAACTACTGCGCCGCGGCATGAACGCGAAGATGTTGCTTAAGATCGCCAAAGCGGCCGGCGTGCCGCCCCAGCATTTTGAGGAGTATGTGGCAAAGGCGGCCCCGGAAAAATTAATGCATGACTTGGAAATGCTCGAGGTGCTGCGAGCCTATTTCTTTGAAGCCGACGAATTTACGAAGTGCCGTCTCATCGAGCGCTCACGCCAGATTCTGCGTGACGAGTTAGATGTGGATTACCTCGAACGGCTGCGGAATAGTCCAGGTACAAGTCGGGAGTAG
- a CDS encoding helix-turn-helix transcriptional regulator translates to MSRSIYSPRYAVLRALLVREREKRGFTQGEVARQMGRPQSFISKVESGERRLDVIELFEILDILGVDRARFMRLI, encoded by the coding sequence GTGAGCCGCAGCATCTATTCACCCCGTTATGCGGTCTTGCGCGCCCTGCTGGTCAGGGAGCGTGAAAAGCGGGGCTTCACGCAAGGCGAAGTGGCCAGACAAATGGGCCGGCCGCAATCCTTCATCAGTAAGGTGGAGTCTGGCGAGCGGCGGCTCGACGTCATAGAACTTTTCGAAATCCTTGATATCCTAGGCGTGGACCGAGCCCGCTTCATGAGGCTGATTTAG